The following proteins are encoded in a genomic region of Triticum dicoccoides isolate Atlit2015 ecotype Zavitan chromosome 1B, WEW_v2.0, whole genome shotgun sequence:
- the LOC119350101 gene encoding uncharacterized protein LOC119350101 gives MASSPELCVKLLVDTKSNKVLFAEAGKEFVDFIFDLLTVPLGCVVKLMSNGGMHGSIGRLYESVDGFPTSYLQPNVCKSELLQPKMRPVVDGGHVKATETYIVTDGLNVTPMTTISASTLINRFALHKDTELAEKVVGFGMNEAMALLTAVMGSDTVLSDVYLAKKK, from the exons ATGGCTTCCAGCCCCGAGCTCTGCGTGAAGCTGCTGGTGGATACCAAGTCCAACAAAGTGCTCTTCGCTGAGGCCGGCAAGGAGTTCGTGGACTTCATCTTTGACCTCCTTACCGTCCCACTGGGCTGTGTCGTTAAGCTCATGTCCAACGGCGGCATGCACGGCAGCATCGGCCGCCTGTACGAGAGTGTGGACGGCTTCCCCACCTCGTACCTGCAGCCCAACGTTTGCAAGTCCGAGCTCCTGCAACCCAAGATGAGGCCCGTGGTGGACGGCGGGCACGTGAAGGCGACGGAGACGTACATCGTCACGGATGGTCTGAATGTGACGCCCATGACGACCATCTCTGCCTCCACGCTCATCAACAGGTTCGCCCTCCACAAAGACACCGAGCTCGCCGAGAAGGTCGTGGGCTTTGGCATGAACGAG GCCATGGCTCTTCTCACGGCGGTGATGGGCTCCGACACAGTGCTCTCTGACGTGTACCTGGCAAAGAAGAAGTGA